One Candidatus Poribacteria bacterium genomic region harbors:
- a CDS encoding NUDIX domain-containing protein — protein MAKIITGPRVGQNGTIRVGCSAVIFDKGREKILLTRREDNNQWCLPSGGMEPGESASETCIREVEEETGLQVKIKHLIGIYTTSDELVVYQDGNRIQLVALCFEAEIVGGELRLSCETTEYGYFSYQEIQKLDLLLNHAQRIKDAYSGETTTFIR, from the coding sequence ATGGCTAAAATTATTACGGGACCCCGTGTCGGGCAAAATGGCACAATCCGCGTTGGATGTTCGGCTGTTATTTTTGATAAGGGTCGCGAAAAGATTCTATTAACAAGACGTGAAGATAATAACCAATGGTGTTTACCAAGCGGAGGAATGGAGCCGGGTGAAAGCGCGAGTGAGACGTGCATTCGAGAGGTCGAAGAGGAAACGGGTTTGCAAGTTAAAATAAAACACTTAATCGGCATCTACACAACCTCAGATGAGTTAGTCGTGTATCAAGACGGAAACAGAATCCAGTTGGTGGCTCTATGCTTTGAAGCGGAAATTGTGGGTGGGGAACTCCGGCTGAGTTGCGAAACAACCGAATACGGATATTTCTCCTATCAAGAGATACAAAAATTGGATCTGCTTTTGAATCACGCACAACGGATCAAAGATGCCTATAGTGGAGAAACGACGACTTTTATCAGATAA
- a CDS encoding Gfo/Idh/MocA family oxidoreductase encodes MTKCALISGRGMGMMHGGNFHAHPDAEVVAVCDMDTELLANAKEHFGVPGYPTIEELLANCDPDLVLLIVNETRRIPPLRELLAAGQNVFTEKPLCGLEGQDRVREEDLGIAAPAIATWRDSNLKFGIDFNYRFMHHFRKLHDDVAEGRLGEIRMVHARAHFNCWSHVIDQILWTVGRPEWVSVVGDPNESGGWRRLIHIGWENGVIGSLSGTNLWGYDDHPLRVKVLGDEFYAEAKGLEGSYSRRKANSSEVEEVWEAEEGNPEMPESFKRMADGVIKAMHADTAFPADGEAAWNELVFEAALHRSALQNNARVFLNDVEEDAFA; translated from the coding sequence ATGACGAAATGTGCACTTATCAGCGGTAGAGGTATGGGAATGATGCACGGCGGAAACTTTCACGCCCATCCGGATGCGGAGGTCGTGGCTGTCTGCGATATGGATACTGAACTCCTCGCGAACGCGAAAGAACACTTTGGGGTACCGGGGTACCCAACGATTGAGGAGCTCTTAGCGAATTGTGACCCGGATCTTGTGCTTCTCATTGTCAATGAGACCCGACGTATCCCACCACTGCGCGAATTGCTCGCAGCCGGACAGAATGTATTTACTGAGAAACCACTCTGTGGATTAGAGGGACAGGATCGTGTCCGTGAAGAGGACCTCGGCATTGCGGCACCTGCTATCGCAACGTGGCGCGACTCCAACCTCAAATTCGGGATTGATTTCAACTACCGATTTATGCACCATTTCCGTAAATTGCACGACGATGTCGCCGAGGGACGGTTGGGTGAGATTCGCATGGTACACGCGCGTGCACACTTCAACTGTTGGTCTCACGTGATTGATCAGATTCTCTGGACAGTTGGGAGACCGGAGTGGGTAAGCGTTGTCGGTGATCCGAATGAAAGTGGTGGTTGGAGACGTTTGATTCATATCGGTTGGGAAAACGGGGTCATAGGCTCCTTGAGTGGCACAAATCTCTGGGGCTACGACGACCATCCCCTTCGAGTTAAGGTCCTCGGCGATGAATTTTATGCAGAGGCAAAAGGGTTGGAAGGCTCCTACTCCCGCAGAAAAGCGAATAGTTCAGAAGTAGAAGAAGTGTGGGAAGCAGAAGAGGGGAACCCAGAAATGCCGGAGTCTTTCAAGCGGATGGCTGATGGTGTGATCAAAGCGATGCATGCCGATACAGCCTTCCCCGCAGATGGTGAAGCGGCATGGAATGAACTTGTGTTTGAGGCGGCTCTGCATAGATCCGCTTTGCAGAATAATGCGCGTGTATTTCTGAATGATGTGGAAGAGGACGCATTTGCCTAA
- a CDS encoding phytanoyl-CoA dioxygenase family protein, translated as MKVEKRKEKYDQLIADGYCVVADVLKEEMLTQLRTVTDELLDAQTEDQREAYRSSGSMISVYMHSLFAELVVYPRTLEALEALGFLRPKWSSGYVISKPPQSPPLFWHQDWWGWNDPCSYTALPQQLFLMYYLVDTTPYNGCLRVIKGSHLNRHPLHDILPDAHGEALQRVDDANHPAYQHFSGEVDIPVKAGDLVIGDSRLLHASHGNQSDKRRTVITLWYHPFFALLPTPMQAHIGRLRQRLAWSEADWKRIAELAPVCESDVEPLKWNRNPGPELK; from the coding sequence ATGAAAGTCGAAAAACGGAAAGAGAAATACGATCAATTAATCGCTGACGGGTACTGTGTCGTTGCGGATGTCTTGAAGGAAGAGATGCTTACGCAACTTCGGACGGTGACTGATGAATTGCTTGACGCACAAACGGAAGACCAACGCGAAGCCTATCGCTCCTCTGGCAGCATGATTAGCGTGTATATGCATTCACTGTTCGCGGAACTCGTTGTTTATCCTCGGACACTGGAGGCTCTTGAGGCTTTGGGGTTCTTGAGACCGAAATGGTCGTCAGGGTATGTCATCAGCAAACCACCTCAGAGTCCACCGCTATTTTGGCATCAGGACTGGTGGGGTTGGAACGATCCGTGCAGCTACACGGCATTGCCTCAGCAACTGTTCCTCATGTATTATTTGGTTGACACAACACCTTATAATGGGTGTCTCCGTGTGATTAAAGGTTCACATCTCAACCGACATCCGCTGCACGATATACTGCCCGATGCCCACGGCGAAGCACTCCAGCGTGTTGATGATGCTAACCATCCGGCATATCAACACTTTTCGGGTGAGGTTGACATACCCGTGAAGGCAGGAGATTTGGTTATTGGGGATTCTCGGCTGCTACATGCTTCACACGGCAATCAATCGGATAAACGTCGGACTGTGATTACGCTCTGGTATCATCCGTTTTTTGCGTTGTTGCCAACACCAATGCAGGCACATATCGGACGACTCCGGCAGCGTCTCGCTTGGTCGGAGGCAGATTGGAAACGGATCGCTGAACTTGCGCCGGTCTGTGAAAGTGATGTCGAACCGCTAAAATGGAATCGGAACCCGGGACCTGAACTGAAATAG
- a CDS encoding zinc-binding dehydrogenase, with the protein MGTRTARATVMSGKDFEIREYPIVKPEPGTVLVRQELGGICGTDLHNWEFQRINHDIILGHENVGVIETLGEGVETDYLGNPVKVGDRVALSPSGGLGFSPSEEAPYLRGGFSEYIYLSNPSTNMFLKTDLPPEIAVLAEPASCAAHCVSRGKIEFGDTVVIQGTGPIGLLALNWARVSGAGRLIVVGGPPGRLEMAKRLGADLIIDIAEVPDPEERKRIVRENTSQGEGADVVYECTGFLAAIPEGLDYIRYGGTYVVYGHFVDVGSFDCNPNQMLMRKNLRLEAGWGFERKHFLRAIPMLEKHASLFDGFVSHILPLEDVSKGFDALHGSYHLDGKDAIKIAVQGGVAG; encoded by the coding sequence ATGGGAACCAGAACTGCACGTGCCACAGTAATGAGTGGCAAAGATTTTGAAATCCGAGAATATCCGATAGTTAAGCCTGAACCCGGCACAGTACTCGTGCGTCAGGAGTTAGGCGGTATTTGCGGCACTGACCTCCACAACTGGGAATTTCAGCGCATCAACCATGATATTATTCTCGGACACGAGAATGTCGGCGTGATTGAGACTTTAGGGGAAGGAGTCGAAACGGACTACCTCGGAAACCCCGTTAAAGTAGGGGACAGAGTTGCGCTCTCGCCCAGTGGTGGTCTCGGATTTTCTCCGTCGGAAGAAGCACCGTATCTGCGCGGTGGCTTCAGTGAATACATCTACCTTTCAAATCCATCAACAAATATGTTCCTCAAAACCGATCTGCCACCCGAAATCGCCGTTCTCGCCGAACCGGCTTCGTGTGCAGCGCACTGTGTGTCCCGCGGCAAAATCGAATTCGGGGATACTGTTGTGATTCAGGGGACCGGTCCCATCGGTCTGCTCGCGCTTAATTGGGCAAGAGTCTCTGGTGCCGGAAGACTCATCGTCGTCGGTGGACCTCCGGGAAGGCTTGAAATGGCGAAAAGGTTGGGGGCAGATCTCATCATTGACATCGCCGAAGTGCCTGATCCTGAAGAACGAAAGCGGATCGTCCGAGAAAATACCTCACAAGGCGAAGGTGCGGATGTCGTCTACGAATGCACTGGTTTTCTCGCTGCTATCCCTGAAGGCTTGGACTATATCAGGTACGGTGGAACTTACGTTGTATACGGGCATTTCGTGGATGTTGGCAGCTTTGACTGCAATCCAAACCAGATGTTAATGCGCAAAAACCTTCGATTGGAAGCCGGATGGGGTTTTGAAAGGAAGCATTTCCTACGTGCCATTCCAATGCTTGAGAAACATGCGTCCCTTTTTGATGGATTCGTCAGTCATATTCTTCCGTTAGAGGATGTATCCAAGGGGTTCGACGCTCTCCACGGCAGCTATCACTTAGACGGCAAGGACGCGATTAAGATCGCTGTTCAAGGCGGTGTTGCTGGGTAA
- a CDS encoding phytanoyl-CoA dioxygenase family protein: MPHPPIFHPYTFGEEERKKMDQDGHFVLSGLLTPDAQEQLTNSLSYIHELSRTPREGHEPNRFSAEYNSYLESLIAHPQMLELARKVLGEDIRYDHCVSLNRPGGNGGIGWHSHGYSDDNPSLGFVRIFFYVNGFEPDDGGLKAVPGSHLYRDARIHARTDEALREGWLVGRKHPETGEPLEIEALSAPPGTVALMWTHAAHAVSPRKEDSDTRWSVVYAYRNPGRPSGARWINPEFERKPIPGAEGLMSLY; this comes from the coding sequence ATGCCACACCCCCCCATTTTTCATCCGTATACGTTTGGTGAAGAAGAACGAAAAAAAATGGATCAGGATGGACATTTCGTTTTGTCTGGCTTGCTCACGCCGGATGCACAGGAGCAATTGACGAACTCACTCTCCTATATTCATGAACTCTCCCGTACACCAAGAGAAGGACATGAACCGAACCGTTTTTCTGCGGAGTACAACAGTTACCTTGAGAGCCTGATTGCACATCCGCAGATGCTTGAACTCGCACGGAAGGTTCTGGGTGAAGATATCCGATACGATCACTGTGTGAGTCTCAATCGCCCAGGCGGTAATGGCGGTATCGGATGGCACAGCCACGGATACTCCGATGACAATCCGAGTTTGGGGTTCGTCCGTATTTTCTTCTATGTCAACGGATTTGAACCCGACGATGGTGGTTTGAAGGCTGTTCCCGGAAGCCACCTCTATCGGGATGCAAGGATCCATGCCCGGACGGATGAAGCACTGCGCGAAGGTTGGCTCGTAGGAAGAAAGCATCCAGAGACAGGAGAACCCCTTGAAATTGAAGCGTTATCCGCACCACCCGGTACGGTCGCGTTGATGTGGACACATGCCGCACATGCTGTGTCACCAAGAAAAGAGGATAGTGATACGCGGTGGAGTGTGGTCTATGCCTATCGGAATCCGGGCAGACCGTCCGGTGCCCGTTGGATTAACCCTGAATTTGAACGAAAACCGATCCCTGGTGCAGAAGGATTGATGTCTCTTTATTAG
- a CDS encoding type II toxin-antitoxin system VapC family toxin: MIYFAAEKPKVYIETTVVSYLVSRPSAAATVASWQQATRRLWEESTDRFEFVVSDVVLDEVKEGDVIAAQQRLEVLSLLRVLETSPETDLLAQKLLNAGAVPQRSAPDAEHIAIATVHSIEYLVSWNHKHIVNENKRDHINQVCQEAGFNPITIYTPIELMEEFHMKEIPEDYTDPILEECYRMKEAFAAKFNSIEELSAYLRARQEERKRQGVKYVSYYKPPEESDKDV, from the coding sequence ATGATATACTTTGCAGCGGAGAAACCGAAAGTCTATATTGAGACGACGGTTGTGAGTTATTTAGTGTCACGGCCCAGTGCTGCTGCAACCGTAGCGTCTTGGCAACAAGCAACTCGGCGGTTGTGGGAGGAGTCTACGGATAGGTTTGAGTTTGTTGTTTCAGATGTAGTTCTTGATGAAGTCAAGGAAGGCGATGTAATCGCAGCCCAGCAGCGACTTGAAGTTTTATCGCTTTTAAGGGTATTGGAAACATCACCGGAGACAGATTTGCTTGCACAAAAATTGCTGAATGCTGGTGCTGTGCCACAAAGATCGGCTCCGGATGCAGAACATATTGCTATCGCCACGGTACACAGTATTGAATACCTTGTATCGTGGAACCATAAGCATATCGTGAATGAAAACAAGCGTGATCATATCAATCAAGTCTGCCAAGAAGCAGGGTTTAATCCAATAACTATTTACACACCTATAGAGTTAATGGAGGAATTTCACATGAAAGAGATCCCTGAAGACTACACGGATCCCATCCTTGAGGAATGCTATCGGATGAAAGAGGCATTCGCTGCCAAGTTCAATTCTATTGAGGAACTCTCTGCGTATCTGAGAGCACGGCAGGAAGAGCGTAAACGGCAAGGCGTAAAATACGTCTCGTACTACAAGCCTCCAGAAGAATCTGACAAAGATGTTTAA
- a CDS encoding NADP-dependent oxidoreductase — MSNLVSQQIRLKNRIVGMPKESDFELVEAPLPEPAAGEVLVQNLYTSVDPYMRGGMRSAELGKPLEGRCAGQIVQSNSGQFQVGDYVTGMLGWRDHYVAPAGSVTAVDTTIAPLQSFLGAVGMPGRTAYFGFLEIGQPKAGETVFVSAAAGAVGSIVCQIAKIKGCRVVASVGSDQKVAWLLETAGVDAAFNYKNVDDLEAELRKHCPDGLDIYFENVGGRHLQAALAVMNMHGRIPLCGMISQYNDVEPTPGPTNLSSAIGKRIRLQGFIVTDFMERNSEFYSDMRQWITEGKIQWEETIIEGLENAPKAFIALFTGEKLGKIIVKVS; from the coding sequence ATGTCGAATCTTGTAAGCCAACAAATTCGTCTTAAGAACCGGATCGTGGGTATGCCCAAGGAAAGCGACTTTGAACTCGTAGAGGCACCCCTTCCCGAACCCGCAGCAGGAGAGGTCCTCGTCCAAAACCTTTACACATCAGTAGACCCGTATATGCGCGGCGGCATGCGCTCCGCTGAACTCGGTAAACCATTGGAAGGTAGATGTGCAGGTCAAATTGTACAATCAAATAGCGGTCAATTTCAGGTCGGGGACTATGTGACAGGAATGTTAGGATGGCGGGACCACTACGTCGCACCAGCAGGGAGCGTCACCGCCGTTGACACAACGATCGCACCCCTCCAATCGTTTTTAGGCGCGGTTGGTATGCCGGGACGCACCGCTTACTTCGGATTTCTGGAGATCGGTCAACCGAAAGCAGGCGAAACAGTCTTCGTGTCCGCCGCAGCGGGTGCGGTTGGCTCAATTGTGTGTCAGATTGCCAAAATCAAAGGGTGTCGAGTTGTCGCGAGTGTAGGCTCTGATCAGAAAGTCGCGTGGCTACTTGAAACAGCAGGCGTTGATGCTGCATTTAACTATAAAAATGTCGACGATTTGGAAGCCGAGCTTAGGAAGCATTGTCCAGACGGGCTTGACATCTACTTCGAGAATGTGGGAGGCAGACATCTCCAAGCAGCACTCGCCGTAATGAACATGCATGGACGTATCCCTCTGTGTGGGATGATTTCTCAATACAACGATGTTGAACCTACGCCCGGTCCGACAAACCTCAGTTCTGCCATCGGCAAACGGATCCGGTTACAAGGGTTTATCGTTACCGACTTCATGGAGCGGAACTCTGAATTTTACAGCGATATGCGGCAGTGGATAACTGAAGGTAAAATACAGTGGGAAGAGACGATCATAGAGGGCTTAGAGAATGCACCAAAGGCGTTTATCGCGCTTTTCACAGGCGAGAAACTCGGCAAGATCATCGTCAAAGTTTCTTAA
- a CDS encoding ATP-binding protein, whose amino-acid sequence MFFDRHQELAALERMFQSKVAEFFVLYGRRRVGKTELLTQFCKGKRSIYFLASQLKERDHLQQLTETARHLLDDPLLQSLVFDDWETALVYFAQQAQEERLVLVLDEFQYLCEDNAALPSLIQRFWDLHGKNSKLFLILCGSQVSFMEQEVLAERSPLYGRRTGQLRLMPLSYRDSGYFFSEYSPKEKLIAYGILGGIPAYLNQFALRSANDSQRALEQHIKDELLMPQGSLFDEVNFLLRTELREPRTYASVLQAIAGGATRLNEISQRVGLEPTNVNKYLSVLRELRLVKRETPVTDRAPQKSKKGLYKIADNYVKFWFRFVLPNRSLIESGNADLVYEEIIAPNLPHYMGEIFEDICRQYINLYWAEKSKVAPKQVGAHWAPNIEIDVLTENVDESHSFGECKWWNAPVGENVLNNLIRKTEKVPARWHRDPRYLLFSASGFTDALKQRAEKEEILLIETDDLLSSVY is encoded by the coding sequence ATGTTCTTTGATCGCCACCAAGAATTAGCTGCTTTAGAGCGAATGTTTCAGTCAAAGGTAGCGGAATTTTTTGTGTTATACGGCAGGAGGCGGGTTGGGAAAACTGAACTATTGACGCAATTCTGTAAAGGTAAAAGGAGTATTTATTTCCTCGCTAGCCAATTGAAAGAACGGGACCACCTCCAGCAGCTCACGGAAACCGCTCGGCATCTTCTTGATGACCCGTTACTTCAGAGCCTCGTCTTTGACGATTGGGAAACCGCGCTGGTTTATTTCGCACAACAGGCACAAGAAGAACGACTCGTTTTGGTACTTGATGAGTTTCAATATCTCTGTGAGGATAACGCAGCACTCCCTTCGCTAATTCAACGCTTTTGGGACCTACACGGAAAAAATAGTAAACTCTTCTTGATTCTGTGCGGATCGCAAGTGAGTTTCATGGAGCAAGAGGTTTTGGCGGAACGGTCCCCTTTATATGGACGGCGCACTGGGCAACTCCGTTTGATGCCACTCTCCTATCGTGATAGTGGATATTTCTTTTCAGAATATTCTCCCAAGGAAAAACTAATTGCTTACGGTATCCTCGGCGGTATCCCTGCGTATCTCAATCAATTTGCGTTGCGTTCCGCAAACGATTCACAAAGAGCGCTTGAACAGCATATCAAAGACGAACTACTCATGCCCCAAGGGTCCTTATTCGATGAGGTTAATTTCTTGTTGCGCACAGAACTCAGGGAACCGAGAACTTATGCGAGTGTGTTACAGGCAATCGCCGGTGGTGCGACGCGATTAAATGAGATTTCTCAACGGGTCGGACTTGAGCCAACGAACGTGAATAAATATCTCAGCGTGCTTAGAGAACTGAGGTTAGTCAAACGCGAAACACCCGTCACTGACCGGGCACCCCAAAAAAGCAAAAAGGGACTTTATAAAATCGCTGACAACTACGTCAAATTCTGGTTCCGGTTCGTGCTACCGAATCGCAGTCTCATCGAATCTGGAAACGCAGATTTGGTATATGAGGAGATAATTGCTCCGAATCTCCCACACTATATGGGGGAAATTTTTGAAGACATTTGTCGTCAATATATTAACCTGTATTGGGCAGAAAAATCAAAGGTCGCTCCCAAACAGGTCGGGGCGCATTGGGCACCCAACATTGAGATAGATGTACTAACAGAAAACGTTGACGAAAGCCACTCATTTGGTGAGTGCAAGTGGTGGAATGCTCCAGTTGGCGAAAACGTTCTAAATAATCTCATTAGAAAAACCGAGAAGGTTCCGGCTCGCTGGCATCGGGATCCGCGGTACTTGCTGTTTTCTGCGAGCGGCTTTACAGATGCACTCAAACAGAGGGCAGAAAAAGAGGAGATCCTTCTCATTGAGACAGACGATCTGCTTTCGTCTGTCTATTAA
- a CDS encoding sulfatase-like hydrolase/transferase, which translates to MRENKPNILLLINDEHRPDVLPIEGDTAIRTPTLSRFMDEGIYFRNAYTPSPICVPARQSFLSGLYPRNCGSLNFGDPMPTEVRTIPGQLGNYGYYSCCAGKMHFVGTDVMHGWQERVGRDIIGNNGYPYPAVKDEHYAQTEREPGTGPKQDKVIQEVRDAQPGLGQWMIHDQYNVDGALLFLEEYFVNASYDRPKFNPLCMAVSLIAPHYPYQCPLDLFTYYMQRVEPIVEEPNEQFGYDDFFRVRVGEDVTYRQAHRATAAYYGMIEWMDAQFGRVIEKLEHLNVLDDFIIVFLSDHGEMLGTKGLWEKQSYFEASARVPLSIWYPKRFGREPKIVEQNVSLVDLFPTICELAEIPAPDELDGNSLVPLIEDNTVEWQDTVYSELWRAQNGPSVMVKEASLKYFRFDNDKGWPEQLFDLSKDPDERNNLIDTPAYADALSKLRAKADALPEPRRKDENNRFIDPYRPITLSH; encoded by the coding sequence ATGCGAGAAAATAAACCGAATATTCTCTTGCTTATCAACGACGAACACCGTCCCGATGTCCTACCAATCGAAGGAGACACGGCTATCCGCACGCCGACCCTCTCTCGGTTTATGGATGAGGGTATCTACTTCCGTAACGCCTATACGCCTTCCCCGATTTGTGTCCCCGCACGCCAAAGTTTTCTTTCAGGACTCTACCCGCGTAACTGCGGAAGCCTCAACTTCGGTGATCCGATGCCGACAGAGGTCCGAACGATTCCGGGGCAGTTGGGAAATTACGGGTACTATTCCTGCTGCGCGGGGAAAATGCACTTCGTCGGAACCGATGTGATGCACGGTTGGCAGGAACGGGTAGGACGCGACATCATCGGTAATAACGGCTATCCATATCCCGCTGTTAAGGATGAACACTACGCACAGACCGAACGAGAACCGGGTACTGGACCGAAGCAGGACAAGGTTATTCAGGAAGTCCGAGACGCACAACCCGGCTTAGGACAATGGATGATTCATGACCAATACAATGTAGATGGTGCGCTGCTGTTTCTTGAGGAGTATTTCGTCAACGCCTCCTACGATCGTCCGAAGTTCAATCCGCTCTGTATGGCAGTAAGCCTCATAGCACCGCACTATCCGTATCAGTGTCCACTCGATCTGTTTACCTATTATATGCAGCGGGTAGAGCCAATTGTTGAGGAGCCAAACGAGCAGTTTGGATACGACGATTTCTTTAGGGTCCGAGTCGGCGAAGACGTTACCTACCGTCAGGCGCACCGAGCGACCGCGGCGTACTATGGAATGATTGAATGGATGGACGCACAATTCGGTCGGGTCATTGAGAAACTGGAACATTTGAATGTCTTAGACGATTTCATTATCGTTTTCCTCTCTGATCACGGCGAGATGCTCGGCACGAAAGGACTTTGGGAGAAACAGAGTTACTTTGAGGCTTCGGCACGGGTACCGCTTTCCATCTGGTATCCGAAGCGATTTGGACGAGAACCGAAAATCGTTGAGCAGAACGTATCGCTGGTCGACCTGTTCCCGACTATATGCGAGTTAGCAGAGATTCCAGCACCTGATGAACTTGATGGTAACTCTCTCGTGCCGCTGATTGAAGATAATACAGTAGAATGGCAGGACACCGTTTACAGTGAACTATGGCGTGCCCAGAACGGCCCCTCTGTGATGGTCAAAGAGGCGAGTTTGAAGTATTTCCGATTCGACAACGACAAGGGATGGCCCGAACAACTCTTTGATCTCTCCAAGGACCCGGATGAACGAAACAACTTAATTGATACACCCGCCTATGCCGATGCCCTCTCAAAGCTGCGTGCCAAAGCCGATGCCTTACCCGAGCCACGCCGTAAAGATGAGAACAACAGGTTCATTGACCCGTATCGTCCCATCACGTTATCGCATTAA